The Metabacillus sediminilitoris genome window below encodes:
- a CDS encoding HAD family hydrolase: protein MLPKPKAIFLDMDGTILNHQNKVSILTKEIIDEVRSKGIFVFIATGRAFNEIEQVVPEGFQVDGVITSNGMAGYVGKEEVFKHSLSLDLVETIMEKASEHKVYYELFPYGTSRVTLKRDKQYVIDEIRDPKPESVGMNEWLSRKQAIKEEIAWTDKIEGNEFSKFYFFARTKEHINRWKDELEKIKKEIDFTTSISSNHNVEVMVANVNKATGIQQMLKHFDLSENETLAIGDSDNDLPMFRFVRYAVAMKNAPDHIKEIVDEITEFTCDEDGVYQYLKSKFGL from the coding sequence GTGTTACCAAAGCCAAAGGCAATATTTTTAGACATGGATGGAACAATATTAAATCATCAAAACAAGGTAAGTATTCTTACCAAAGAAATAATTGATGAGGTACGAAGCAAGGGAATATTTGTTTTTATAGCTACAGGTAGAGCATTTAATGAAATAGAGCAAGTTGTACCTGAAGGATTTCAAGTAGATGGTGTCATTACATCGAATGGTATGGCAGGATATGTAGGAAAAGAAGAGGTATTTAAACATTCACTTTCACTTGATTTGGTGGAAACGATTATGGAGAAAGCAAGCGAACACAAGGTGTACTATGAGCTTTTTCCTTATGGTACTTCACGTGTTACCTTAAAAAGAGATAAACAGTATGTTATTGATGAAATAAGGGATCCCAAGCCAGAAAGTGTTGGGATGAATGAGTGGTTATCACGTAAACAAGCGATTAAAGAGGAGATTGCTTGGACGGATAAAATAGAGGGAAATGAATTTTCAAAGTTTTATTTCTTCGCTAGAACGAAAGAACATATTAATAGATGGAAAGATGAGCTTGAGAAAATAAAGAAAGAAATAGACTTTACTACATCAATATCGTCTAACCATAATGTCGAAGTGATGGTGGCGAACGTGAATAAAGCAACTGGGATTCAACAGATGTTAAAGCACTTTGATTTATCTGAGAATGAAACATTGGCTATTGGTGATAGTGACAATGATTTGCCGATGTTTCGGTTTGTTCGTTATGCAGTGGCGATGAAAAATGCACCAGATCACATTAAAGAGATTGTTGATGAGATAACGGAATTCACTTGTGATGAAGATGGTGTCTATCAATACCTTAAATCAAAATTTGGACTGTAA
- a CDS encoding GNAT family N-acetyltransferase, whose protein sequence is MIINNREYDSNRINYTIRSAIAKDAKDLSVLRVQIDGETENLDREKGEAFIDVTGFEQIIKTDTERPRNLFLVAVVDDRLVGFSRCEGIYLTRFSHKVEFGVCVLKEVWGYGIGKNLLKESISWADSNGIKKMTLNVLETNSKAIKLYKNLGFEIEGVLKRDKILSDGKFYNTVMMGRFNE, encoded by the coding sequence ATGATAATTAACAATAGAGAATATGATAGTAATCGGATTAACTATACGATAAGGTCTGCAATTGCTAAAGATGCAAAGGATTTGTCAGTATTAAGAGTGCAAATTGATGGAGAAACCGAAAATTTGGATAGAGAAAAAGGGGAGGCGTTCATAGATGTCACTGGTTTTGAACAGATTATCAAGACGGATACTGAAAGACCAAGAAACTTATTTTTAGTTGCAGTAGTTGATGATCGGCTCGTTGGGTTTTCAAGATGTGAAGGCATTTATTTAACTAGATTCTCACATAAAGTTGAATTTGGGGTTTGCGTATTAAAAGAGGTTTGGGGATATGGAATTGGGAAGAATCTTTTAAAAGAATCAATTTCTTGGGCTGATTCAAACGGAATAAAGAAAATGACATTGAATGTTTTAGAAACAAACAGCAAAGCGATAAAACTTTATAAAAACCTAGGCTTTGAAATAGAAGGTGTATTAAAAAGAGACAAAATCCTTTCTGATGGAAAATTCTATAACACTGTTATGATGGGGAGATTTAATGAGTGA